The Pyxidicoccus sp. MSG2 DNA segment GGCCTTCGCCACGCCGGACGCGGCCGGGGCCTTCGAGGCGGCGGTGCGCCGGGGCGCGCGGCCGGTGATGGAGCCCGCCACGTTCGAGGGCGCGGGCGGCCGCGTGGTGAAGGCGACCATCGCCGGTCCCGGTGACCTGGTGCACTCGTTCATCCAGCGCGACACCGCGGCGAGCGGCTTCCTGCCGGACGTGTACCTGCCGCTGGAGACGGCGCCGGCCGTGGGCGAGGAGCTGTTCACCGGGCTGGACCACGTGGCGCTGTGCCTGGACCGTGGCACGCTGCTGGACACCGTGGCCTTCTACGGGAACGTGCTGGGCTTCGAGCAGACGCACGAGGAGAACGTGCGCACGGAGTACAGCGGGATGAACTCGCGGGTGATGCAGACCGCCGGCGGGCGCATCTGCTTCCCGATGCAGGAGCCGTATACCGGCACCCGGCGCGGGCAGCTCGAGGACTTCCTCGCGGCGCACGGCGGCACGGGCGTGCAGCACCTGGCCTTCCTGGCCCCGGACATCTCCCGGGCGGTGGACGTGCTGCGCCGGGGCGGCATGAAGATTCTCGACGCGCCGCCGGGCTACTACGAGTCGCTGGAGGCGCGACTGGGCGACCTGGGCGGCTTCCGCCGCGAGACGCTCCAGGAGCGCAACATCCTCATGGACCGCGACGCGTGGGGCCACCTGCTCCAGGTCTTCACCCGCACGCAGCACGCGCGCCGCACGCTCTTCTTCGAGGTCATCCAGCGTCAGGAGGCGCGCGGCTTCGGCGGCGCCAACATCCAGGCGCTCTACGAGGCCAAGGAGCGGGAGACCCTCCGCGCCACGCGCTGAGCGGCCCTGGCGGCACACCTCCCCACCCATGCCCGCCAGGCGACCGGTCGTCGCCGCGGGCCCACGCTGGGAGGAACAGGGTTCCTGCGCGGTGCGGCACTGGAACTCGGGGTGCCAACCAGCCTACCCTGCTTGACGCCTTTTTCAGGGGTGTGAGCAGAATGCACCCACTCCCAGGAGTCGAACACCATGGCGGATGAGCGCGAAGATACGACTATCTACAAGGTCGTCGTGAACCACGAAGAGCAGTACTCCATCTGGCCGGCGGACCGCGAGAACGCGCTCGGCTGGAAGGACGCGGGCAAGCAGGGCCCGAAGGCCGAGTGCCTCGAGTACATCAAGCAGGTCTGGACGGACATGCGTCCCCTGAGCCTCCGCAAGAAGATGGAGGAGCAGGCGCAGCTGAAGAACTGAAGCAACCGGGTCCACGCCCCCGAAAAGCCCGGCATCTGTGCCAGGGCCCGGGGGCGTGCTTCCCTCCGCCGTACCGCCGTCGCCGCGCGGGCCGCCGAAAAGGGCAGGCCGCCATGAGACGGCCCGCCCGCGACACTGCCGTGATTCAAGGACTCCCTCTCCCCGCGGAGCGAGGAGAGGGTGGGCCGGCCTCGCTCAGAGGTCCGGCGGTGGGCGGACGCCCAGGTGGCACGCGCGCAGCGCCAGCTGCGTGCGGTTCTCCGCCCCCAGCTTCCGGTAGAGCTGGGTGACGTGGGACTTCACGGTGCGCTCGGCAATCTGGAGGTGCGCGGCAATCTTCAGGTTGTCCGCGCCTCCCGCCACGTACGCCAGCACCTCGCGCTCCCGCTGCGTGAGCGCCAGCAGCACGCTCGCGGTGGGCGAAGTGACGGGCGGATGCTCGAAGTCGTTCCGCAGCAGCTGCACCGGGAACAACCGCTCGCCTCGCACCAGGGACTGGATGGCGGAGGCCACGGCCGTGGTGCCGAGCCCCGCGCGGAAGAGGTAGCCGGAGGCTCCCTCGTCGAAGCACTGCGAGATGATCTCCGGCTGACTCACCGCGGAGAGCAACAGCATCCGGACCTCCAGGCGGCGCTTGCGCGCCTCCCGCAGGAGGTTGATGCCCTCCGTGACGGAGCAACCGACAGCCGCCTCGCTGTCACCCTCCACGTCCATCACCGCCACCTGTGGCGGATCGGTTCCCAGGCCATCGAGGAAGAGGCGCACGTCCCTCGTCACCGAGGACACCTGCACGCCTTCTCCGCGGAGACCATCGGCAAGGCCCTGCCAGGCCGCCCACGGTCCCTCGAGAATAGATACACGAATCGCTGCTTGATTGGATGTTGCCATGCGAAGGCCCCCCAGCCGCCATGGCGAAGACTTCTGGAACTACCTGTTGACCACAGCCGACTCCGAAACTCCGGTGCCAGCGGGGAGAGACCTGTTGAAGAACGAGCACGTCCGCTGAATCACTTCGGGGTCGGTCTACCGATACAAGACTCGACTCCTGACTGCTTTCGACTTTCGACTACGTCCAGCGTCCTTCCGGGCCACCTCCAAACGGCCCACTTCATCGTCCTACGGCATGAAACCCTAACACCGGGAAAGCGCAGACGCGAATCAGCCCGGGCGCGAGTGTCTGGTGCGCATGATTTGGAGAGGGATCCAGGGGCTTCCGACGTCGGTTCGTCATCGCTGTCAGCCTCCTGACACACCCTGGCGTTCAGTATGAGATGGCAATGCCCTCCGGTACCGGCCCCGCCGTTCAACGCCGCACACCCTACAGCAACCTGGAATTCATGTAAATCGCCACGTAACGCGGGGAGTCGGGTTCCGCGAGGCCGAAACCGTGGGCGTGTATGCTGGGGGTGCCCACATGC contains these protein-coding regions:
- the hppD gene encoding 4-hydroxyphenylpyruvate dioxygenase, translating into MEFTSVDHVELYVGDSMLSAYFFCHALGFRMVAHAAPESGLEGRRSIVLKQGNSRVVVTSALGSVGPVADFVRQHGDGVKDVAFATPDAAGAFEAAVRRGARPVMEPATFEGAGGRVVKATIAGPGDLVHSFIQRDTAASGFLPDVYLPLETAPAVGEELFTGLDHVALCLDRGTLLDTVAFYGNVLGFEQTHEENVRTEYSGMNSRVMQTAGGRICFPMQEPYTGTRRGQLEDFLAAHGGTGVQHLAFLAPDISRAVDVLRRGGMKILDAPPGYYESLEARLGDLGGFRRETLQERNILMDRDAWGHLLQVFTRTQHARRTLFFEVIQRQEARGFGGANIQALYEAKERETLRATR
- a CDS encoding MbtH family protein, yielding MADEREDTTIYKVVVNHEEQYSIWPADRENALGWKDAGKQGPKAECLEYIKQVWTDMRPLSLRKKMEEQAQLKN
- the fruA gene encoding response regulator transcription factor FruA codes for the protein MATSNQAAIRVSILEGPWAAWQGLADGLRGEGVQVSSVTRDVRLFLDGLGTDPPQVAVMDVEGDSEAAVGCSVTEGINLLREARKRRLEVRMLLLSAVSQPEIISQCFDEGASGYLFRAGLGTTAVASAIQSLVRGERLFPVQLLRNDFEHPPVTSPTASVLLALTQREREVLAYVAGGADNLKIAAHLQIAERTVKSHVTQLYRKLGAENRTQLALRACHLGVRPPPDL